In Pieris brassicae chromosome 8, ilPieBrab1.1, whole genome shotgun sequence, the DNA window AAGCACTTGTCTGTCTGTTGTTATCTTGTAGAAATTTGCTGGTTATTCTAGCCGtccttcattttatttttgaaggattttataaataggtttCGGGAGGTGGTTTTTGATATATTCGTGTAACTATTTTGGCATTATTCCGGCGGTGgataaaatgataatattaaggATAATTTTGATCTGTATGTTTCGAGacataaaatatgattaaggATATCATTACGCAACTGACAATAAGTTAtgtatatctatctatatatctataagAATAGTTCAAGAGATAAATGAATCAGTGAGTCATAAATATTGAGTAAGGCTTATGTGGTTGGATGTGTGTTTGTGTGTCAGGCGAGGTCAGTTGCGCCAGGCTGCAGCATGACGTAAGAGGTTGTATAATGTAATCTGTGCAATCGTTAAATCtcggtttattttttactacagATTAAATTAATGGCACAAGACGATGATCACGATGATATAAAccgttaataatatttcgtgTTTCTGAAAAATCCCGTTAAATAAATGGAGTGGAAGGAAAGAAACATAATTTCAACCATTATTGGGAGTCATGCCCAttttctcacgatattttcacTCTACCGAGTGTTGAACGTAGTACCATTGAGAAACACACAGTTGTATTAGTAACGAAAAATTCTGATAATATTTCTGACATTGttcaaaactaaattatacctaatataatatatttagattatgttaataaattatatggtTTATAGAAGTGGCTGTTTACTTTTTAGCAAAATGCTTGCGCTGTTGTACCCAATATTGTATGATTAcaatgataaaatatgttgagAGCGCTATGCTAATATCTGCAAATACTTTGTACCTATTGCAAAAGCGGTACTGATTACGGATTTTCTCTATGCAATTTCGATGTAGTTCTCGTAACATCCGCAGGGTGAATTATAACCCTTATATCGCGGCTTAATAAGCCAATATTGCAGTCAGGTTTGTAACCGCTATGTCTATTGTATAGAAAAATTCGCGCCTGatagaaaatatttgcaaGGATGCAATGAAAGCCCACACACGACAAAACAGGAGCAGCGATAATATTCGTCAATCTTATCAACTACGTGTTCCCCTATATATccaaaacaaatgttttaaacaacaCAATAATTTCTCATATTCATTACTATTACTTTTAGAATGTGTAACGTaaagtgaaattaaatatactatttgtatgcagtatttaagtaaatattttaacagtatatgtataaattaaaacaattatgaatACTCCACTGtacaagttattattttaacattgttaaatcataaattccatttttaataataatagtcgaTAGTTGCAGctgcaatatttaaaagtacgAATTTCTTTACACAAAAGAAGATTCTATCCCATAACAACCGTCATTAGTCGTCCTTCATCAACGCGGCAATTTTATCTTGATATTTACTCTCAGGATCATATTTCGCCTGGAGTTCGGCCGCTAATACTGTTTTTTTCTCGAATATTACAGTGATGATTTTTCGGACGTTCTTTTTTTGAATATCTGTACATTTACCGCAAGCTGTAGCGATCACTTCCGGTAGCATATCTGAAAAAAATTGTGGCAGACAATTTTTTACCGGAAACTTGGCTTTGAATGGACTCGATTTGAGATCATTAAGTCCAGTGTTGGCTGTTTTTCACTCAGTATTCAAGGCCCTTGTCCCccaatttatttgttttcgtTCCAAAACTAaccgttttctaaggcaggcTTTGGAACCAGTTGCCAACTGAATTATTTCCGTTTCAATTCGACTCTTCATGAACGGCCGGGTAGGATTTTTGTTGATatgttatcaaaaataaaattttaaatagaaaaaaatcctatCTTTGCAATATTTGATTCCGATTATGGTTCCTGTTTTATATACTGGAGGATGAACTTCGTATCAGATAAATCTGtcaaaactgtattttttttaaacagccCATAGATATCGGACCTCATACTACAGCTATGAAACACAAGTTTCTGAAAACATCTATGACAAGtaaatgacaattttttatttctaaaaagacaaaaggctaataataataagcaagGAACActttttattggaaaattcaagtaatattttattttcttatatttattttttccgacgttaaAACCTACCCTTAACTTATTAGCCATTAAATGATGATTTTTGAGAACTTTTTTAAGAGTCCCAAAgttgagtttatttttaacaaagtaaaaaaatatatatatacctcgATAATCCTGCGCAAAGTCGCTGTCACAAGGACCCTTATCAAGGAAACAATTGATGTAGTTAAGTAACAGAGTGTCGTCAGAGATTATTTTATCCACATCCACATTGTTATATTTCTCATCATAACCAAATATTGCCGGAGATAACAACAGGCAGGTTATGATCGAAATAAACATctgaaaattacttttatttacactttacaCTGTAGTTATCTTTtgtatttctaatttatttctcctttttattataatttcttgCTTTATTAAAGGATTAGGAGGACGTGGTGAAGTGGTGGCTTGGTCGCTTTAGGCtgtaaggaaaacatcgtaaggaaacttTTATGCCAGACCCAAAGAGACGACGACGACGGCCATAGGAGGATGATCACCTACATGCTTATtggattgacaaatgatcatgatatAGATACAGACATCTAAGATATCTTAatagattgtagcgccactgattattTTTAGGAGCATGTTGGTGCACAAAATTCTTGGTGATTAAAATGTGTGACGAAGAGTTTATTAGACTCTTATTGTCCTTGATTACAAACggctgtaaatgtaaattaataagtttttcattattctaattaatttaatccaattgaatagaaattaattaaatggaaTTTGGAGTTACATTTACATGATTAATGACCATGCTGAACACGACGCATATAAATACTAGGTAAGTAATGCAGTTTCAATAGTGAAAAATCATGatgatgtaaattataattacattgattaaattacaagctttaattacaatgttataattatttatttaaccatataataatattagtataatcaataaatttgtgGAATTGAACCCACAATTTTGCAGCCAACTTCATGACTAAGCTTCGCTAAGTCAtgaattatatgtaattatctgtttaatatttttttatatgtttatgaaaaattataatcacattatttatataaaattaaacatgtgTCGATGTTCTTGTTCATTTACATTTAtgcatataatacaatttacagAAACAGAATCAAATCAAAGTAATTCATTGTGAAACGGGATTTATCTTTAAGCGATCTCTTGCAGcccaaataaaatttcttggaaaagaaaaatgtaagCTATTGCGGAATTTGCTTAAAggaatatttatgatattcaTAGCGGTaaacctgcatcatgagcacaccccacatacacaccgTCACGTTCATACcctcactttcacaccatcacacagcACAGCCGAATTAcgtatttcttatttaaatgtattgaatattttttattgatttattcctattgtaaatgtttaaacatttttgtatttcataTACGTATTCCAACTTTGgctatatgtttagtataattatttcgtaaaattcataaaaaataaattgtttgctTTAATTACTTACATTGTTAACTCTTAGATTAACTTGTCACTGAAACTCATGGGAACTAACAACAATGTTTCGaatttatactaaaaacagcggaaaaacataattattatctttatctGTTTAACGAGCTCAATTTTTCAATCCTTAATATCTTATGCAtagcttttattataatccaCTGATGgtatcaataattaatataaatattttaccgtTTAAAAACACATTGCATTTAGatagtttaatatatgtaagtaCTTTTATTTTCACGGTTTAGGTTCACATTCCTGTACGGGAAGGGATTGTGCTTTTCAAAACTAACTGTCGATCCAATTCCACTAGTGAGAGAACTATCTTTCTATATCCGTAACAGCTCTAGCAACCTTGGGATGCGCTATCCATTAAATTAGCATACAAAACCTTCGAAATCGGACGCAGGTTTTAATAGGGCTTTATCTATGTAATTGAAGATACTAAAACCATCATTTATAGATAACATAGTTATGATTGACATAATTGGAaatccaaataaatttaattcgtAAGCCttgcataatttaatttcaattctgtcatttgtttttgtaaaattgtgGCATTGGGTGCCATGGATAAACTAGACGTGGAAATAACGCTGCGCAAACAACACGATATATTTACGTTATGTTACGAATTGTTACCTCCGATGGAAAGTGGATCTTATACAAAAACCGTTAGCGTTACCTCTCACTAGGTGGACCCAGGTACAGCATCAGTGAGCTTCTAGTGAAAAAATTACACACCCGTGAGGTAATACAAAACGCTTTCGCCTACTTCATCGTCTCCCATCTGGCAGACTTCTACAGTAAAGGGATAAACaatattccataaaaataggaaaaaaatatatagagtaTTTGGCTCAATCCATTGGTTacctgaaataaaatttaatccgCCAAATCCAACAACAACTGCTAGCTTTATTGTTCTTCTTAATTATGTATTCTGAGGTTTCTTGGCGGGAAATTGAAAAAGCGCGGTACactttttttctaaaataatactttaattaaaataaagattatttctttgtaaataacactattaatagacaaattaaatataaacatagtgtataaataataaaaatggaagGAAACGAGGGGGGCGGGCTTGACCCGCCCAACTCAAAAAAGAGACCACGACGGCGGCTCTAAGATCCCCAAAATGTTTCTGATGCTGGTGGCGGAGGCGGTGAGAAAGACTCGTATATCCCATATCTCAAGCCTAATTATAAAAGACTATATCctgaaaattctattaatatggaatttaaggtttttattgaaaacaaaaatatttaggaCAGGCTGGAAAATAAAAgcccaatatatttaaaccacaTATTCTCCGAAATTAAAGGCGTGGTGGCAATAAGGCGAATTAgcgcaaataaaattgttgtcatatttaaacaacataataCAGCTAATAACTTGatacacaatatacattttcttgtGAAACATGATATAAAAGCATACATTCCAGCAGCTCAAATTGAAAAAACTGGTATAAATTGCAGTGGACCCCATTTAGCAATATCCAAAATGTGtccaataaaaatgaataaaatcctagaaaagaaaaataaaataacatatgcaAGCATTGCCAGCACAAAAGATAACCATGAGTTCCCTCCCCTTCCACCACGCTCCAaccctgtaaataaaaaagtgattagtgtaaataatgcacccaaacatgtaaataaatctgtaaatattaagcctGTCTCACAGGCTGTAagtattaatgatataaaatcacaaataattGCAAACAGTGATGTACTTATGGCCCTGGTACAAACACTGGTTCAAATAGGTAATAAGAATGATAATGAGCCTATAactacaacatttattaaagatatacttattaaaaatttgtcaatataatggaTACACAACCATATACAGCATCGTCTCTAAGTATTGCGCAATATAATGTTCAAGGTGCAAATCATAAAAAACATCTTCttacaaaattcttaaatgaaaataatattgatatttgtttactaaatGAGACATGGTTAAAAGACCatcaatctttttatatttccggttataatttctacaataaaaattcaaaaaatcctCGTAATGGTGtaggaatattaattaaaccatatttgaaacacaatgttataaatactacTTTTTATGAAGATATACAAACTATAGCTATAAGTATATACACAGAAAATACTACACTGTCTATTCTTTGTGTGTACTGTCCTCCGTCACGTAGGAGTATaagaatgaataaatgattttatgagAAGTGCGGTATATGATTCCCAAAAAGATGTTGCTCAAAGCTTTGCTCTCGATAAAAAGTGCTCCATATTTACAGCAGAGGCATATGCAGTTTTTTCCgctttaaaatctataatttctataaataattgtaaatattttctaattttgacAGACTCTTTGAGTCTTTTAAATAGCCTTAAGcattcttatattaataattttaaaactaattatattatttatttaattaaagatactgTCTTGCGGTTGCATAAAAAGGATATAACTGTTGCCTTTATGTGGGTACCCTCACATAAAGGTATTACTGGTAACGAAAAAGCAGATAAAGCTGCATATGAAGGGATTAACACTCTTAATGTCAGAAATGTGGTACAGGTACAtgactgattattattattatatcaataactcgataaaaaaattatggacAACATTATGGGAAGAAGATCAAAAATTGAAAGGAAAATGGTATGGTAGTATACaggaaaatttacatataagacCCTGGTATGATGAGTTGAATACTAGCGGTATCGTGAGTCGTGAGTTCGTTACCACAATCAACAGATTGCGCTTTGGGCATATCACTGCACCCGCGCACCTcgctaaacttaatattatagctaacaatatttgctctttctgtaataataacgaGATCGCAGATATCAAccatatcttttttaaatgccaaaaccaaatattcatttttaatagactaATATTGGCAAGTGAAATAATGGAAATTAGTGATCCCTCTCGCCGCCAGTTGTGTGATTtgctcaaaaacaaaaagtgttatagtgcattatataaatacatcaaaaataccgtggggaagatttaagaaaacaagtgAAACGATAGAATAACATGTGAATTAGTGACCGTAAATAagacttggcttaaaggtgtcgttaccaggccataaaattaaaaaaaaatgtattctataGTCTATTATTTTCTTCCCTATCATACATCGTTCCATCGATCTTTGACGCACCATCTTTGTATGCTGCGCTTTAGTGTGGGCGTCCAGTTTGAGATCCATATCAACTATCTTATAATGGTACaggtaatatacatttttctttagtttttataattaatttttcgctCTTGTTTGTTATGCCT includes these proteins:
- the LOC123712763 gene encoding ejaculatory bulb-specific protein 3-like, which codes for MFISIITCLLLSPAIFGYDEKYNNVDVDKIISDDTLLLNYINCFLDKGPCDSDFAQDYRDMLPEVIATACGKCTDIQKKNVRKIITVIFEKKTVLAAELQAKYDPESKYQDKIAALMKDD